In one window of Protaetiibacter larvae DNA:
- the prfB gene encoding peptide chain release factor 2 has translation MLDDLPAQLATLRSTFDDIRAVVGVERLQAEIADLTEKAGAPDLWDDPEAAQKVTSALSHHQAELARITGFERRLDDLEVLIELAREAEDADVAAEAEQEYAALQSQIGDLEVQTLLDGEYDSRSAVVTIRSGAGGDDATDFAEMLLRMYLRWAERHNYPVKVMDTSYAEGAGIKSATFEVDAPYAYGTLSIEAGTHRLARISPFGSADKRQTSFAAVEVIPVMEEAVEVEIPEGDIRVDVFRSSGPGGQSVNTTDSAVRLTHLPTGLVVSMQNEKSQIQNRAAAMRVLQTRLLLLKKEEEAAKKKELAGVITASWGDQMRSYFLYGQQLVKDLRTGYEVGNPAVVFDGDLDGFIAAGIRWRKSKPVD, from the coding sequence ATGCTCGATGACCTCCCCGCCCAGCTCGCCACCCTTCGCAGCACCTTCGACGACATCCGTGCCGTCGTCGGCGTCGAGCGACTGCAGGCCGAGATCGCCGACCTCACCGAGAAGGCCGGTGCGCCCGACCTGTGGGACGACCCGGAGGCCGCCCAGAAGGTCACGAGCGCGCTGAGCCACCACCAGGCGGAGCTCGCCCGCATCACGGGCTTCGAGCGGCGCCTCGACGACCTCGAGGTGCTCATCGAGCTCGCGCGCGAGGCCGAGGACGCGGATGTCGCGGCCGAGGCCGAGCAGGAGTACGCGGCCCTGCAGTCCCAGATCGGCGACCTCGAGGTGCAGACCCTGCTCGACGGCGAATACGACTCGCGCAGCGCGGTCGTGACGATCCGCTCGGGTGCGGGCGGCGACGACGCCACCGACTTCGCCGAGATGCTGCTGCGCATGTACCTGCGCTGGGCGGAGCGCCACAACTACCCGGTCAAGGTCATGGACACCTCCTATGCGGAAGGCGCCGGCATCAAGTCGGCCACCTTCGAGGTCGACGCCCCCTACGCCTACGGCACCCTCTCGATCGAGGCCGGCACCCACCGTCTCGCCCGGATCAGCCCCTTCGGCTCTGCCGACAAGCGTCAGACGAGCTTCGCGGCCGTCGAGGTGATCCCGGTGATGGAGGAGGCCGTCGAGGTGGAGATCCCGGAGGGCGACATCCGCGTCGACGTCTTCCGCTCATCCGGTCCCGGCGGCCAGAGCGTCAACACCACCGACTCCGCCGTGCGCCTCACCCACCTGCCCACGGGCCTCGTCGTGTCGATGCAGAACGAGAAGAGCCAGATCCAGAACCGCGCGGCCGCCATGCGCGTGCTGCAGACCCGTCTCCTGCTGCTCAAGAAGGAGGAGGAGGCGGCCAAGAAGAAGGAGCTGGCGGGCGTCATCACCGCGAGCTGGGGCGACCAGATGCGCTCCTACTTCCTCTACGGTCAGCAGCTCGTGAAGGACCTGCGCACCGGGTACGAGGTCGGCAACCCGGCCGTCGTGTTCGACGGCGACCTCGACGGCTTCATCGCCGCGGGCATCCGCTGGCGCAAGTCGAAGCCCGTCGACTAG
- a CDS encoding MFS transporter, translated as MTAPASDARFPWRQVVVAAFLPTILFSIGEGAILPIIPIVAHQQGAGLAGAGLIAAMIVIGELIGDIPAGALVARIGERSAMIGASALSMIGVLAAVLAPNPWVLGIGILLIGVATAVFALARHAFMTSFVPPVYRARALSTLGGTFRLGYLIGPFITAAVIQATGVAVYAFWIHLVACLAAIIVLIVLHDPADIVSQRPRAGELEAIEEGRGLFRTIVANRGVLFTLGTGSALVAALRSSRQVILPLWAVSIGIPEARTALIIGAAAALDFALFYAGGWIMDRFGRLWTAVPSMIGLGAAHLILGFTHDVPNAETWFIVVAGLLSLSNGIGAGILMTLGADLADPAHPAQFLGAWRFTNDTGAAVAPLIIAGVTAVAGLPVAAAAMGVLGLIGAADLRIFVPRYSKRR; from the coding sequence ATGACCGCCCCCGCATCCGACGCCCGCTTCCCGTGGCGCCAGGTGGTCGTGGCGGCGTTCCTGCCCACGATCCTGTTCTCGATCGGCGAGGGCGCCATCCTGCCGATCATCCCGATCGTCGCGCACCAGCAGGGCGCGGGACTCGCCGGCGCGGGCCTCATCGCGGCCATGATCGTGATCGGCGAGCTCATCGGCGACATCCCGGCCGGCGCGCTCGTGGCGCGGATCGGCGAGCGTTCGGCGATGATCGGCGCCTCGGCGCTGTCGATGATCGGCGTGCTCGCCGCGGTGCTCGCGCCGAACCCGTGGGTGCTGGGCATCGGGATCCTGCTCATCGGCGTCGCGACCGCCGTCTTCGCGCTCGCCCGGCACGCCTTCATGACGAGCTTCGTGCCGCCCGTCTACCGCGCCCGCGCGCTGTCGACCCTCGGCGGCACCTTCCGGCTCGGCTACCTGATCGGGCCGTTCATCACAGCCGCCGTCATCCAGGCGACCGGGGTGGCGGTGTACGCGTTCTGGATCCACCTCGTGGCCTGCCTCGCGGCGATCATCGTGCTCATCGTGCTGCACGATCCGGCGGACATCGTCAGCCAGCGTCCGCGCGCGGGCGAGCTGGAGGCGATCGAGGAGGGGCGCGGGCTGTTCCGCACGATCGTCGCGAACCGCGGGGTGCTGTTCACCCTCGGCACCGGCTCGGCGCTCGTGGCGGCGCTGCGCTCGAGTCGCCAGGTGATCCTGCCGCTCTGGGCGGTCTCGATCGGCATCCCGGAGGCGAGGACCGCCCTCATCATCGGCGCTGCGGCGGCGCTCGACTTCGCGCTGTTCTACGCGGGCGGCTGGATCATGGACCGCTTCGGCAGGTTGTGGACCGCGGTGCCGTCGATGATCGGCCTCGGTGCCGCCCACCTCATCCTGGGGTTCACGCATGACGTGCCGAACGCCGAGACCTGGTTCATCGTCGTCGCGGGGCTGCTGTCGCTCTCGAACGGGATCGGCGCGGGCATCCTCATGACGCTCGGCGCCGACCTCGCCGACCCCGCGCATCCGGCGCAGTTCCTCGGGGCGTGGCGCTTCACGAACGACACGGGGGCGGCCGTCGCGCCGCTCATCATCGCGGGCGTCACCGCGGTCGCCGGGCTGCCGGTCGCGGCCGCCGCGATGGGGGTGCTGGGCCTCATCGGCGCGGCCGACCTGCGCATCTTCGTGCCGCGCTACTCGAAACGCCGCTGA
- a CDS encoding VWA domain-containing protein, translating into MRSHRREGVVRRGLAALAALAAGVVVAALPAATAPSRAAIPAPEPGMAMLQVSVADYRDSDTTLAPLAGVTLGLFLVEPSARIDAVNGFATPDATHQLFFVCVSDLDGDCVFQVPIRSGVATVGATQTAPYMNLAPGQGQGVPEGTRLYLASLAAPNGYYANPFWQTGPLSPSGGDPLIELRHVWQSPRLVANTSYLSGDDWISSPGLQTAPQNTAPNYTRRIASSGVVAFSRFNLDMIDQCGLDVAFIVDVSSSVATTSAGNPDPVGRLKGAMDAFVDALRGTPSRVALYTFGTDSPAYGTMFGANSPLVSVATTGEATAFKNRYAGWTTAGWPTNYTNWDRGFAAAADANGPPGSPTHVDLAVFLTDGNPTVYGRSPLVNPNNPNSALKDTTSGYTRFRELSAGLGSANLLKEQGTRILAVGVGAGVAGTGAAANLRTVSGRDAFGGANFLEADYLQTSDYVAAGNALRDVVLASCAPSLSVIKRIVPATGPQFDGDGNITNAYLPGDAWTFEGSSIGATPVAIANPVEQTDLGTGALSFDLSFGSEATDLVGQIRVEEQNATAPHSTFTPLPAQTRCVERSTGADVPITATPDAGEPNTAFSVSIGAQQIVSCTVYNQEPPRSVPASVVVHKMWELHSAVGVSSLPDGAQPSGMSAALEITGPDADTLTPQQWSVERTGYNLVTPAAESPANSVRIDEQATIEGMPGCTITDRNIRPGPAGPPGTDPVDPGVVHPLVAGVNEWTITNVVSCASTLTLIKDVTNGVLDTPAGENLWTLNAIATPSVGVLPLEQFSGLTGVTSEVVPDAPYSLREDRPAAAAPDSPEHETYHYQQHDIRSIPLVYPSSSGSWDCGPAGTTSRDFSLSAEGAIIVPLGMHYECTARNTTAFMTVAKIVDDGSADPDDFRFGAAWIPPLLVPEAQATVHIFAPGEEQSLVPGQHYRLFETDAPGYLLTSLSCEAGGVAVDPSDFVLLPGAEVACVAHNGRAAIAATGVSTPAWLLPAGLLLLLLGAAGLAIGRRRQRRFE; encoded by the coding sequence ATGAGATCTCACCGGCGCGAGGGCGTCGTTCGCCGTGGTCTCGCCGCGCTGGCCGCCCTCGCCGCAGGAGTCGTCGTCGCTGCGCTCCCCGCCGCGACGGCACCCAGTCGGGCCGCCATCCCCGCGCCCGAGCCGGGGATGGCGATGCTGCAGGTGAGCGTCGCCGACTACCGTGACAGCGACACGACCCTGGCGCCCCTCGCGGGCGTCACTCTCGGCCTCTTCCTGGTCGAGCCTTCCGCCCGGATCGACGCGGTCAACGGCTTCGCGACGCCGGATGCCACCCACCAGCTGTTCTTCGTGTGCGTCTCCGACCTGGATGGCGACTGCGTGTTCCAGGTGCCGATCCGCAGCGGCGTCGCGACCGTCGGGGCGACGCAGACCGCGCCGTACATGAACCTCGCCCCGGGGCAGGGCCAGGGCGTTCCCGAGGGGACGCGGCTCTACCTGGCGAGCCTCGCGGCGCCGAACGGCTACTACGCGAACCCGTTCTGGCAGACCGGTCCGCTCAGTCCGAGCGGCGGTGACCCGCTCATCGAACTGCGTCACGTGTGGCAGAGTCCGCGCCTCGTCGCCAACACCAGCTATCTCTCCGGCGACGACTGGATCAGCTCGCCCGGGCTGCAGACGGCGCCGCAGAACACCGCACCGAACTACACGCGACGCATCGCCTCGAGCGGCGTGGTCGCCTTCTCGCGGTTCAACCTCGACATGATCGACCAGTGCGGGCTCGACGTGGCCTTCATCGTCGACGTCTCGAGCTCGGTCGCGACGACGAGCGCGGGCAATCCGGACCCCGTCGGTCGGCTGAAGGGGGCGATGGACGCCTTCGTCGACGCGCTCCGGGGCACGCCCTCGCGCGTGGCGCTCTACACCTTCGGCACCGATTCGCCCGCATACGGCACCATGTTCGGGGCGAACAGCCCGCTCGTCTCGGTGGCGACCACGGGCGAGGCCACCGCGTTCAAGAACCGCTACGCGGGTTGGACGACCGCCGGATGGCCCACCAACTACACCAACTGGGATCGCGGGTTCGCCGCCGCAGCCGACGCCAACGGTCCCCCCGGCTCGCCCACGCACGTTGATCTCGCCGTGTTCCTCACCGACGGGAACCCCACCGTGTACGGGCGCTCGCCGCTCGTGAACCCGAACAACCCGAACTCCGCGCTCAAGGACACCACGAGCGGCTACACCCGGTTCCGGGAGCTCAGCGCGGGACTCGGTTCGGCGAATCTGCTGAAGGAGCAGGGCACGCGGATCCTCGCGGTGGGTGTGGGGGCCGGCGTGGCGGGAACCGGCGCGGCCGCGAACCTTCGGACCGTGTCGGGTCGCGACGCCTTCGGCGGGGCGAACTTCCTCGAGGCGGACTACCTGCAGACGAGCGACTATGTCGCCGCCGGGAACGCGCTGCGGGATGTCGTGCTCGCCAGCTGCGCACCGTCGCTCTCCGTCATCAAGCGCATCGTTCCTGCGACCGGCCCCCAATTCGACGGGGACGGGAACATCACCAACGCCTACCTGCCCGGCGACGCGTGGACCTTCGAGGGCTCGTCGATCGGGGCCACGCCCGTCGCGATCGCGAACCCCGTCGAGCAGACCGATCTCGGCACCGGGGCGCTCTCGTTCGACCTGTCGTTCGGGTCGGAGGCGACGGACCTGGTCGGTCAGATCCGCGTCGAGGAGCAGAACGCGACGGCACCGCACTCGACCTTCACCCCGCTCCCCGCTCAGACCCGTTGCGTCGAGCGGTCGACCGGGGCGGATGTGCCGATCACGGCGACCCCCGACGCGGGTGAGCCGAACACGGCGTTCTCGGTGAGCATCGGGGCGCAGCAGATCGTGAGCTGCACCGTGTACAACCAGGAGCCGCCCCGCAGCGTGCCCGCTTCGGTCGTGGTGCACAAGATGTGGGAGCTGCACAGCGCGGTCGGCGTCTCCTCGTTGCCCGACGGCGCGCAACCCTCCGGGATGTCGGCGGCGCTCGAGATCACCGGTCCCGACGCCGACACCCTCACGCCGCAGCAGTGGAGCGTGGAGCGCACGGGATACAACCTCGTGACCCCCGCGGCCGAGAGCCCGGCGAACAGCGTCCGCATCGACGAGCAGGCGACGATCGAGGGCATGCCGGGATGCACGATCACCGACCGGAACATCCGTCCGGGGCCCGCGGGTCCGCCGGGCACCGACCCGGTCGACCCGGGTGTCGTGCATCCGCTCGTCGCGGGCGTCAACGAATGGACGATCACGAACGTCGTCAGTTGCGCGAGCACGCTGACCCTCATCAAGGACGTCACGAACGGTGTGCTCGACACCCCCGCGGGGGAGAACCTCTGGACCCTGAACGCCATCGCGACGCCGTCGGTCGGCGTGCTGCCGCTCGAGCAGTTCAGCGGGCTGACGGGGGTGACCTCCGAGGTGGTGCCGGACGCGCCGTACAGCCTGCGCGAAGACCGGCCGGCCGCGGCCGCACCCGATTCACCCGAGCACGAGACCTACCACTATCAGCAGCACGACATCCGGAGCATCCCGCTCGTCTATCCGAGCTCGAGCGGGTCGTGGGACTGCGGCCCCGCGGGCACCACCTCGCGCGACTTCTCGCTCTCGGCGGAGGGCGCGATCATCGTGCCGCTCGGGATGCACTACGAGTGCACGGCGCGCAACACGACCGCGTTCATGACGGTGGCGAAGATCGTGGACGACGGCTCCGCGGATCCGGACGACTTCCGCTTCGGAGCCGCCTGGATCCCGCCGCTTCTGGTCCCGGAGGCGCAGGCGACGGTGCACATCTTCGCCCCGGGCGAGGAGCAGAGCCTGGTACCCGGACAGCACTATCGCCTGTTCGAGACCGATGCGCCCGGCTATCTGCTCACCTCGCTCAGCTGCGAGGCGGGCGGGGTCGCGGTCGACCCCAGCGACTTCGTGCTGCTGCCGGGCGCCGAGGTGGCGTGTGTCGCCCACAACGGGCGCGCCGCGATCGCGGCGACGGGGGTCTCGACGCCCGCCTGGCTGCTCCCCGCCGGACTGCTCCTTCTGCTGCTCGGCGCAGCCGGTCTCGCGATCGGGCGCCGCCGTCAGCGGCGTTTCGAGTAG
- a CDS encoding pilus assembly protein TadG-related protein, with product MTGQALRRRRAAFAGDEGSILPLTIFFGFLALAVVLVVTAATSLYLEKKRLFTLADGAALVGAEAFELDAVALTPSGPRPLLTDEEVSAAVAAYLDGNPTPEFEELAVDAAFTPDGRSATVTVSSTWRPPVVTVFVPDGIRIDATATARSVFG from the coding sequence GTGACAGGGCAGGCGCTCCGGCGGCGGCGCGCGGCGTTCGCCGGGGACGAGGGATCGATCCTGCCGCTGACGATCTTCTTCGGCTTCTTGGCCCTCGCCGTGGTGCTCGTCGTCACGGCCGCGACCTCGCTCTACCTCGAGAAGAAGCGTCTCTTCACCCTCGCCGACGGCGCCGCGCTCGTGGGCGCCGAAGCCTTCGAGCTGGATGCGGTCGCGCTCACCCCCTCGGGTCCGCGACCGCTGCTCACCGACGAGGAGGTCTCCGCCGCCGTCGCGGCCTACCTGGACGGCAACCCGACGCCCGAGTTCGAGGAGCTCGCGGTCGACGCCGCCTTCACCCCCGACGGTCGCAGCGCGACCGTGACCGTGTCGTCCACGTGGCGTCCCCCCGTCGTGACGGTGTTCGTTCCGGACGGCATCCGGATCGACGCCACGGCCACCGCCCGCTCGGTATTCGGTTGA
- a CDS encoding TadE/TadG family type IV pilus assembly protein — protein sequence MVAGRLRAALRDDTGSAPVEFVLVGVLLTFLTLAVLQLALALHIRNTVLDAAAEGARFGALADNTPADAGPRTAELISTAIGPDYAREIEVRAGSWMGAPAVIVTVRTTLPLVGLLGADRALEVEGHAARETLD from the coding sequence ATGGTCGCCGGGCGCCTCCGGGCCGCGCTCCGGGACGACACCGGATCCGCCCCCGTCGAGTTCGTGCTCGTGGGGGTGCTGCTCACCTTCCTCACCCTCGCGGTGCTGCAGCTCGCCCTCGCGCTGCACATCCGCAACACCGTGCTCGACGCGGCGGCCGAGGGTGCGCGGTTCGGGGCGCTCGCCGACAACACCCCCGCGGACGCGGGGCCGCGCACGGCCGAACTCATCAGCACCGCGATCGGCCCCGACTACGCGCGCGAGATCGAGGTGCGCGCGGGCTCGTGGATGGGGGCGCCCGCCGTGATCGTCACCGTGCGCACCACCCTGCCGCTCGTCGGCCTGCTCGGCGCGGATCGTGCTCTGGAGGTGGAGGGCCATGCGGCGCGCGAGACGCTGGACTGA
- a CDS encoding LLM class F420-dependent oxidoreductase has translation MKFGIHFWNYTFPGGTPTIQPELAATARAADQAGFELFTVMDHWFQMDRVKPAEEPMLEAYTTLGYVAALTERIQLATLVTGVTYRYPALLAKTVTTLDVLSGGRAWLGIGAAWYEREHLGLGVPYPAISERFERLEEALQLCLQMWGDEVAPYHGKHFQLEETLNSPQPIRRPPILIGGGGERKTLRLVAKYADACNLFAPNDEELAHKIDVLREHCVREGRALSDIRITVLAGAEETADPDAFLRRLEVWAALGVSLVSFRAPAAPAAFVSEFGDSLLGRAAAIG, from the coding sequence GTGAAGTTCGGCATCCACTTCTGGAACTACACCTTCCCGGGCGGCACCCCCACCATTCAGCCCGAACTCGCCGCGACCGCTCGTGCGGCTGATCAGGCCGGGTTCGAGCTGTTCACCGTGATGGACCACTGGTTCCAGATGGATCGCGTGAAGCCCGCCGAGGAGCCCATGCTCGAGGCGTACACGACGCTCGGCTACGTCGCCGCGCTCACGGAGCGCATTCAGCTCGCGACCCTCGTGACGGGCGTCACCTACCGCTACCCGGCGCTGCTCGCGAAGACGGTCACGACTCTCGACGTGCTCTCGGGCGGGCGCGCCTGGCTCGGCATCGGCGCCGCCTGGTACGAGCGCGAGCACCTGGGGCTCGGCGTGCCGTATCCGGCGATCTCGGAGCGCTTCGAGCGGCTCGAGGAGGCACTGCAGCTCTGCCTGCAGATGTGGGGCGACGAGGTGGCTCCCTACCACGGGAAGCATTTCCAGCTCGAGGAAACCCTCAACTCGCCGCAGCCGATCCGTCGTCCGCCGATCCTCATCGGTGGCGGCGGCGAGCGCAAGACGCTGCGGCTCGTCGCGAAGTATGCGGACGCCTGCAACCTCTTCGCCCCGAACGACGAGGAGCTCGCCCACAAGATCGACGTGCTGCGCGAGCACTGCGTGCGTGAAGGCCGGGCGCTCTCCGACATCCGGATCACGGTGCTCGCCGGTGCAGAGGAGACGGCGGACCCCGACGCCTTCCTCCGGCGCCTCGAGGTCTGGGCGGCGCTCGGGGTGTCGCTCGTGTCGTTCCGCGCCCCCGCGGCGCCCGCCGCGTTCGTGAGCGAGTTCGGCGACTCCCTGCTCGGGCGGGCCGCCGCGATCGGCTGA
- a CDS encoding class I SAM-dependent methyltransferase: MERRSAPRWNHNLHYHRVVLQAIPRDARSALDVGTGNGMLAAGLRGTLADVTGIDVDADVLDSAAAEHTGIAWILDDVMTHDFGRTFDVVASVATLHHLPELEAALRRLAELTSPGGVLVIVGLARDSTAGDRARSLLGVVQHQWYSRTRNYWEHTAPTSWPPPHSYSEVRQTAAALLPGARWQRFALWRYALTWHRPEIEQAR, translated from the coding sequence ATGGAACGACGCAGCGCGCCGCGGTGGAATCACAACCTCCACTACCACCGTGTGGTCCTCCAGGCGATCCCGCGAGACGCCCGTTCGGCACTCGACGTGGGTACCGGCAACGGCATGCTCGCGGCTGGGCTGCGCGGCACCCTCGCCGATGTCACCGGGATCGACGTCGATGCAGACGTACTCGACTCGGCTGCTGCCGAACACACGGGCATCGCATGGATTCTGGACGACGTCATGACACACGACTTCGGCCGCACCTTCGATGTCGTGGCATCGGTCGCGACCCTGCACCACCTCCCGGAGCTGGAAGCGGCGCTTCGGCGACTCGCCGAGCTCACGTCGCCCGGTGGCGTGCTCGTCATCGTCGGCCTCGCCCGGGACTCGACAGCCGGCGACCGCGCCCGGTCGCTTCTCGGCGTCGTCCAGCACCAGTGGTACTCACGCACGCGCAACTACTGGGAGCACACCGCTCCCACCTCGTGGCCCCCGCCGCACTCCTATTCGGAGGTGCGCCAGACCGCGGCGGCGCTCCTGCCGGGGGCGCGGTGGCAACGGTTCGCGCTGTGGCGCTACGCCCTCACCTGGCACCGCCCCGAGATCGAGCAGGCGAGATGA
- a CDS encoding type II secretion system F family protein, which yields MVRVNSTLSWAIVLGLALGLGLWSLVALLPRLGAGRLADRVAPYLFDVSAEARAVRSRATGEPASVLWGIVEPLLERGRRSLANLLGGDAAIARRLRQAGSATTVAGFRSRQLLWAAGAAAAGIAAAILLAHSVAVSPVVGVLLAVVSTASGLLLPEQLLARRARARVARIAAELPTTLEFLSLALSAGETVRDALRRVARVGTGELAGELRSVVADVEVGVPLGEALGRCSAALGLPPFTRTAEQLIAALDRGSPLVEVLRAQAQDAREDAKRTLLESAGRKEVAMLVPLVMLILPVTIVFALFPATLVLELGF from the coding sequence GTGGTTCGCGTGAACTCGACGCTGTCGTGGGCGATCGTGCTCGGGCTCGCCCTGGGGCTCGGGTTGTGGTCGCTCGTGGCGCTGCTGCCGCGGCTCGGCGCGGGTCGGCTCGCGGACCGAGTGGCGCCCTACCTGTTCGACGTGTCGGCCGAGGCGCGCGCGGTGCGTTCCCGCGCGACGGGAGAGCCGGCATCCGTGCTGTGGGGGATCGTCGAGCCGCTCCTCGAACGCGGGCGGCGCTCGCTCGCGAACCTGCTGGGCGGAGATGCGGCGATCGCACGCCGCCTACGACAGGCGGGCTCCGCCACGACGGTCGCCGGGTTCCGCTCGCGACAGCTGCTGTGGGCCGCAGGTGCCGCCGCTGCGGGGATCGCCGCGGCTATCCTGCTCGCGCACTCCGTCGCGGTGTCGCCGGTCGTCGGCGTGCTGCTGGCCGTCGTGTCGACGGCATCCGGGTTGCTGCTCCCGGAACAGCTGCTCGCGCGGCGCGCTCGCGCCCGGGTGGCGCGCATCGCGGCAGAGCTGCCCACGACGCTCGAGTTCCTGAGCCTCGCGCTCTCGGCCGGCGAGACGGTGCGCGACGCCCTGCGCCGCGTTGCGCGCGTCGGTACGGGCGAGCTGGCCGGAGAGCTGCGGAGCGTTGTCGCCGACGTCGAGGTGGGGGTGCCGCTCGGTGAGGCGCTCGGGCGCTGTTCCGCGGCCCTCGGGCTGCCCCCCTTCACCCGGACCGCGGAGCAGCTGATCGCCGCGCTCGATCGCGGCAGCCCGCTCGTCGAGGTGCTGCGCGCCCAGGCGCAGGATGCCCGCGAGGACGCGAAGCGCACCCTGCTCGAGTCGGCCGGTCGCAAGGAGGTGGCGATGCTGGTGCCGCTGGTCATGCTGATCCTCCCCGTGACGATCGTCTTCGCCCTGTTCCCCGCGACCCTGGTGCTCGAGCTGGGCTTTTGA
- a CDS encoding type II secretion system F family protein — translation MTGIVWGLALGVGLLLVASPWLWPTVEPSRQPRRRNGGARLRELLVQAGLVRTTPGALIAVSLVLGAAAAVLVLGLLPVVALAVAAGLAAAAIPLLVVSARARSRRRATRAVWPDALDHLVAGLRSGLPLGEALAALGETGPVLLRPAFVQLADDYRVTGQLGYALDDLKEHLADPVADRVIETVRVAREVGGTELPAVLRALAAHLRADAAIRSEVEARQTWVVSAARLGVAAPWIVLVLLAARPEAVRAYNSPLGVAVLAVGLVVTVVAYRVMLALGRLPEERRWFA, via the coding sequence GTGACCGGCATCGTCTGGGGACTCGCACTCGGGGTCGGGTTGCTGCTCGTGGCGTCGCCGTGGCTGTGGCCGACGGTGGAGCCGTCGCGGCAGCCGCGCCGCCGCAACGGCGGGGCGCGGCTTCGCGAGCTGCTCGTGCAGGCGGGACTCGTGCGCACCACGCCGGGCGCCCTCATCGCCGTGAGTCTCGTGCTCGGGGCGGCTGCCGCGGTGCTCGTGCTGGGGTTGCTTCCCGTGGTCGCGCTCGCCGTCGCGGCGGGGCTCGCCGCGGCCGCGATTCCGCTGCTGGTCGTCTCGGCGCGGGCCAGATCGCGTCGTCGTGCGACGCGCGCCGTCTGGCCCGACGCGCTCGATCACCTCGTGGCGGGATTGCGCTCCGGGCTTCCCCTCGGAGAAGCGCTCGCGGCGCTCGGGGAGACCGGACCCGTGCTGCTCCGACCCGCGTTCGTCCAACTCGCCGACGACTACCGGGTCACCGGTCAGCTCGGCTACGCGCTCGACGACCTCAAGGAGCACCTCGCGGATCCGGTCGCCGACCGGGTCATCGAGACGGTGCGCGTGGCCCGCGAGGTGGGCGGCACCGAACTCCCGGCCGTGCTGCGCGCCCTCGCCGCGCATCTGCGGGCGGATGCCGCCATCCGCTCCGAGGTCGAGGCGCGGCAGACCTGGGTGGTGAGCGCCGCCCGCCTGGGTGTTGCGGCCCCGTGGATCGTGCTCGTTCTGCTCGCGGCGCGACCTGAGGCGGTGCGCGCCTACAACTCGCCGCTCGGGGTCGCCGTGCTCGCGGTCGGGCTCGTGGTGACCGTCGTCGCCTACCGGGTGATGCTCGCGCTGGGGCGGTTGCCCGAGGAGCGGCGGTGGTTCGCGTGA